TCAATTAAGACTCTTGCGCCAACGATTGGACAAAATACCGATGAGGTCTTAAAAGAAATCGGTTTGAATGAATCGCAAATTGCCTCCCTAAAAGAACGTGGCGTTGCCTTTACTCAATAAGAGAAGAAAAAGATCATGACCAGAATTTATTTCAATGACGTAGTCACTAGAGACGGATTTCAGATTGAGCCAAACTTTATTCCAACCGAGGATAAGGTGCGCTTGATTGATGCTATGAGTGAGTGTGGCTTCGCAAAAATCGAAGTAACCTCCTTTACTTCTCCAAAGGCTATTCCGATGCTTAGGGATGCTGAAGAGGTGATGGGCAAAATCAAACGAGTTCCTGGCGTTGAATATACGGTCCTCGTGCCCAATCTTCGTGGTGCAGAACGTGCCCTGGAATCTCGCGCAGATGAATTTAATCTAGTGATGTCCACATCGGAAACGCACAATCTCGCTAATTTACGCATGACACGTGAAAAAAGTTTTGCAGGTTTGGCAGAAGTAATTAAGTACGTGGATGGAAAAACGCCAATTAATGTTTCTTTATCTACGGCATTTGGTTGTCCAATGGAGGGCGATGTACCGCAGGAAGTGGTTGAGCAATTTTGCCAACGCTTTGCTGATCTGGGAGCTCGTGGTTTAACTATATGCGATACCACTGGCATGGCAAATCCAGCACAAGTTACAAAAATGTCCGAGTCTTTGCAGAAGAAGTTTCCTCAATTGCAAATGACAATGCACTTTCATAATACGAGAGGTATGGGGCTAGCCAATGTGCTGGCAGCGGTGCAAAGCGGCATCATTCGTTTTGACGGCTCACTTGGCGGCTTAGGCGGTTGTCCATATGCGCCTGGTGCTAGCGGCAATA
This DNA window, taken from Polynucleobacter sp. MWH-UH25E, encodes the following:
- a CDS encoding hydroxymethylglutaryl-CoA lyase, with amino-acid sequence MTRIYFNDVVTRDGFQIEPNFIPTEDKVRLIDAMSECGFAKIEVTSFTSPKAIPMLRDAEEVMGKIKRVPGVEYTVLVPNLRGAERALESRADEFNLVMSTSETHNLANLRMTREKSFAGLAEVIKYVDGKTPINVSLSTAFGCPMEGDVPQEVVEQFCQRFADLGARGLTICDTTGMANPAQVTKMSESLQKKFPQLQMTMHFHNTRGMGLANVLAAVQSGIIRFDGSLGGLGGCPYAPGASGNISSEDAIHMLDAMGYDTGINIPKLLELARELPEIVGHTVPGQVAKAGRSCDLHPAPGYINDLK